GCTCTGATTCCAGCAGACCAGGTAAGTATAATGTGTGTGAGCTGTACTGTATATTCTGGCTGACTGTGCTGAGTGTGAGTTGTATCAAATGAATCCATAGCTAATATAGTAAAGCTTCTGCTTTAACCATCTCTGTATGGTTTGATTTGTCTTTAGATGAGCGGCAGTCTCAGGCACCGGGTGGAACATCCAGGTTTGAGATTAAAGAGGAGCAGGGACCAGCGTCAGGCTCTGGTCAGCCCAGCAGGAAGGAGCCTGGTTTGCGTAACGACAACAGAGTCGGAGACGGAGAGCGATCATCCCACAACGTGGGTGACCTTGGCTACGTTCAAGTCGGAGGGGAGGGAGGCTCCCAGCGCTCTTTTACTCACCCTCTGCGTCACCAAAGACCCGTGCGAGACTGCGGCGGTGCCCTGCAGCAGGGTGGACTTGATGGACAGAAACAGTTGGCTAGGACTTCTGGAGCTGGGAGAGGAGACAGTGTTTCaccaggcagagcagaggactCGGCAGGACCTTCGGCCCCTGACACAGCAGGAGAACCCTCTGGAGATCGGCCTCACCACTGCCTGGAATGTGGAAAGACCTTCCGTCTTATCTCCAGCCTGAAGAAGCACATCCGCATCCACACTGGAGAGAAGCCCTACCCGTGTGGAGTCTGTGGTCGCCGCTTCCGTGAGTCCGGGGCGCTTAAAACCCACCTGCGCATACACACGGGCGAGAAGCCGTACTCTTGCTCTGAGTGTGGAAATTGCTTCCGCCACTTGGACGGTTTGCGAaaacacaggcgcacacacactggagagaaaCCCTACGTGTGTGCCATCTGCGGGAAGCGCCTGAGCCGCCTGCAGCACCTCAAACACCATCAGCTCATCCACACCGGAGAGAGACCGTGCTGCTGCCCCTTCTGCAACCGCAGCTTCAAGGAGCCGGCTGCGCTGCGGAAACACATCCGCACGCACCGGGAGGAAGGCGGTCACATGGGGATCGGAGCCAGCGACGACACGGACGCGGACGCCATGGATGATATTAACAATCTCCATCCAGCAGCTCCGTCCCCTCAGATGAGGTTTGGAGAGTGGGGAGCGGAGGAGGACGACAGCTCGGTTGTGGACTGTGTGTAGAGGATGATTAAAGGAGTAACTGTTGAAAAATAGATGGATTGAGGTGCCAGTGTACTCTGTAGACATGATGGATAAAGTCATCATCTCTCCATGCTGTTAAAGGATCAGGCTACCTATAACCCTAGCCTTTGAGATTCCTTTAtctctgacattttcatgtttcacagtCTTTTATCTGACAAAAACTTTTGAAGTATCTGCTGCATGTATTTAACACAAGGCGTGTTTTTTTCCTGGActctctgaagcagcagcagtagcggACAGGTTGTTCTCGCACAGGGAGTTGCTGCTTTGCCAACTGTCCGCCAGTAATTTGGAAAATTGATGGCAGAGACGGATAAGAGCTGTTCCCCCACTTTAAGAATATTAGTGCCTTGAACACTGACTCAAACATCAACTgagtcgctgctgctgctgctgttcaagATAGTCCTCATCAGGATTTTTGTCAGGACAAACCTCACATGAGTTTCTTATGAGTTTCAATGAGTTTCACTCATTGATCGAAGATTGAATTTGCTGTTGAATTATTTTTGGCCTTTACCAACACGCTGAGCTGCTCAGATAGAAGGAAACGGATCCACAGGGCTGGTTCATGCTTCGTGTGCGGACAGATAATGCAGGAGTGCGGACCATGTGCATTATGTAGCCGGGCACTATTGACTGAACCAAATTTCACAGTATTTTTGGTTTGGTAGTTGAGTAGGAGAGCTTGCTTTTACCCAATATGTATGAACTAAAATAAATGTATCATCATTAATGTGGATATCATGCCAAAGAAATATGGGAATCTTCATTTCTCTCAGCTTACACTGTCTGATACTGCATCTTTTTCACTTTAATGCATCCTGTAAGAGCAGgaatataaaatatttaagCGATGGCGCTATGGACAGAAGTCCCAGACAATATCTTTGTCCTGTAGAGATATCGCTCTCTCATTTTTACCCTGGTATTCATCctcgctgtgctgctgctctgattatTTCTGCTAATCCTGTATGGAGGTGTTGCAGCACTGTCTGGTATGAATCAGGTTTTTTGATGGTGCTTAACAGGAGAGCGACAAACTAAAGAACTGAGCTGTCAAGCTAGTCAGTCCAGTTCAGAGACATTAGTCAAGTTGTTTTTTCCCATAATCATCTTGCTACAAGTGGATGCATCAGGTATGAAGGACGGCGCCACATCTCTAAATGTTATTGCAGTATCTCAGATGAAGCCATGTTCAAGGAATAATTTAGAAGTAATAGTATAAAATAAGAAGCTCTAATTGACACAAAATCCTCATGGGCTTAACTGGTCAGTTGAGTCATTAAATTTAAGAGGGCAGCGTAGCCCGGCAGTCTACCCTAAAGAGGCCATTTGTTAGCTTATCAGCTAAAACGTTGTGTCTTAATGAAGCATGAACCAGTTCAGTCGGCAGCGTGTTGTTGTGACGTGACGCCCCGCTCGCCTCTGTCATatctcctctcgtctctccgCAGAGCCCTCATCAGTTACACAATCGTAACATTTTCAGCCGAGCGCGAGTTATCTGAGGTTGAAGATATCTGTACATATACAAAATACTCTGGGTTGTTTGGATGTGGACACGTTTAGTTGTCATCAGCATGCTCCCAGATAAGCCGCTTACACACTTGTGCTGTTCCACCCGTCTGatttccatctctttctcatGGACCATATagcattcctttttttttttcaagctgcTACTGTATGTCTGCAAAGCCTCTCCTTTTCTGGACTTTAACTGGACCATTATTCTTACCGGCCAGTTAATAGCAATTACTAGCGGACAGACTTTGGTGCCTGCATGTGCATATCTGTTCCTCTGCTGGCAgcgatgcccccccccccatctgtTTATGTAAATAAGAATGTAGTTTTAGCCATCTTATCGGGTTGAGTGAGGGTCAACATTTGTGGAAAAGTTCATGTGCaacaatgactttttaaaaaaacaaacaaaaaaaacaacgtaCCGTGCTTTTAAAACATCTGTATGCTAACATTCAGTGTAAATATACGGAGTCTTATTAAATTTCTTCCTGATGCATCAGGGTTAACAGCAGAGCATTAATCTTCTCAGCCATGCGAGCTGTACTGTAGGTCTCTGGCGTCATTAACCATGTATACTACTATAATGATCTCATGTAACTATTCTATGTACATTTACAAGTGTAAGTCATTTTCAGAAGCactcaaaatgttaaatatctGTTCCCGTATACCCAGAATGGTAGTCTTCACCCCAGATAatcatatttattgttttttgtattaCAGATACAGGGAGGCCTTTGCATGTAGGTTTAAGCTAAAATGGCATTTGTCCTTAAAAAGTCAGTGTTACGTGTGAAATGACTTACTTTTTTATGCTTCTGTGTTCATATATATGCCCCCACGTCACATTCATCCTGTTACCTACTGTAAATGTTACTATATTAAAGGGCCTTGTTTATacttctttgctttctgtggCTTTTTATTGAAAACGTGACAAAAAGAAGAACCGTCTTTGAAGAAATGATCCGTAATAAAGACTAACCGGATCGACAGTGTGTCACTTCCCTCAGAGCCGAAGCCACGAGTATATATTCTAATTTTAGATCGTGCCTTCATTATTGCTTCAgcttcagttcatttcattGTATCATGGCAGGAAAACCACGTTAACCCTGGAGGCGAGTCTTCACACTGACTGAAACTTTGCCAAACAGATTTCGGACACGCCCAAAGACAGCTCCCAAATAACACCTTCCTCTTCTGCCAGTGCTGAGT
This region of Chaetodon trifascialis isolate fChaTrf1 chromosome 16, fChaTrf1.hap1, whole genome shotgun sequence genomic DNA includes:
- the LOC139345145 gene encoding uncharacterized protein, translating into MTSRRTGYAGSMDSSPSNSGSSSVHSGNRKQSIINIPDRSGVESCYDRKGDKAGYGASQGNMTVTSLKSRLAPTIQTAMSAAVDTLLGEVVLVLNETQQELLHKEQENERLKVRLEVSERELKTLQECLCSAQKLIDQLQISYTGSQSISQSVFAPSLSSMASMTSGLDRDHQNSRNVNGAGVDLGLGGSVDDSLHGFEPRDDYKMCQLSIQPDGSVTNHTLDFASNTSHMCSDSSRPDERQSQAPGGTSRFEIKEEQGPASGSGQPSRKEPGLRNDNRVGDGERSSHNVGDLGYVQVGGEGGSQRSFTHPLRHQRPVRDCGGALQQGGLDGQKQLARTSGAGRGDSVSPGRAEDSAGPSAPDTAGEPSGDRPHHCLECGKTFRLISSLKKHIRIHTGEKPYPCGVCGRRFRESGALKTHLRIHTGEKPYSCSECGNCFRHLDGLRKHRRTHTGEKPYVCAICGKRLSRLQHLKHHQLIHTGERPCCCPFCNRSFKEPAALRKHIRTHREEGGHMGIGASDDTDADAMDDINNLHPAAPSPQMRFGEWGAEEDDSSVVDCV